AGATCTAGCCATTTTGGACCCCCTTTGCCGGCGGTATCCTTGGGatggcgaggtggcggcggtggcaaccAAGCTCGATAGGTAGTGGCTACGCGAGTTGGCGACGGCCGTGGAGGTCGTGCGTGGGCAGCCGACACTTGGTGATGCGACAGTGTGATGGGGGCATGcgcgaagaggcgtggttgccgcgcGCGAGGAAGTGTGGCTTGCGGTGCTCCGGTGGCTAGTACCGCAGAGGCGATACGTGATGCGGCCGCGTGCGGGTGGTTCAGTAGTGGTGGCGGTACGAATGGGAATGTGGCTCGCGGGCATGGTGGCTGACGGTGGCTGCAAGGGAGGCGCTGCATGTGAGCAGCGAGAAGTGGAGGCTACATACAAAGGCGCTGTGCATGGGCAGTGGTGGTTGGATGGCGGGCTTGCGGCATGGAGGAGGCTTGGTGGCGTGGTGTTGTGATGCCTTGAGGAGATGCCCGGCGATGCTAGGACGGTGGCCGCGTGCGAGAAGTGGAGGTCGAGTGGTGGCGCCACTAAGCAGCAACtgcagcggaggtggaggtacggcaGCGTGGCACGTGGAGGCATGGCGACGGCACGCCCCGGCTGCGCTGCTGTGGCTGTGGTCCGAGAGTGCTGAGCCGTGAGCATGCAGTGAAAGGTTGGCATGCTCCGGGCGAAAGCCCTCGCCGGCCTTCATGCTAGTGGAGATGACGGCGGCGCCCTAGGGCATCATTTTCCCCGTTGGTGGTGTCATGTTAGAGCTACAACTCTGCTGCACAGGGTTTCTCTGGGTGAAAATCCTGTCCAGACCTCTTGTGACACATAGATGCACCCGAGCataagggagggagggagggaggaagtggGGCCCACCTATTAGCATGGGTCGGCACCCCGAGAGCCACGGGTGTTGACACGAATGGTACTGGCTTACTAGTGGTAGAGATAATAGTCATCGTTGTTGACTCCGTTCTATTATAAAGAAATCCTTTCTCACGTACTAGAAAATACTCTTCCATATAATGATATACACACCATATGATTTTGACTACCTAAACTGATCAGGCCATTGTCGCCTAGAGCCTAAACTGCAGTTGTACAAGCACTTGGACATTACTTACCTTGCTTGTCACCACCACAAAGCCCATGTGGCTATGAGAACAGCCGCGGGGCTCTTTTCCCGCCTCTCCCGTTCCTTTAGGCTTTGTTGGCACCAGTTCCACCTTGTGATGTGAGAATGATGAAGAGAACACCCATGAGTCCATGACTGGAGCTAGGAATGGATTTGGATAATCTAAAATCCAATTGGATTATTTCATTTTCGACTTCCCTAGATTTGACCTTTTCTAGACATGAATGTCCATATTTTTCATATCCGAACTTAATATGGATATTGGATCGTATCGAGTAGGAATTTTCCCTAAGACTATTATGTAAGTGAGGAACTTCCTTGGACTTGCAGGGTTTTATCGGTATTTTGTGAGAGATTTCAGCACCATTGTTGAAGAAGGGTGTTTGTTTTCATTGCGGTTCAGCACAAGAGCAAGCTTTTGCAACATTAATAGAGAAGCTTACTTCAACACCATTGCTATACAACTTCCTGATCTTGGTAAGGCTTTTGAGCtataatgtgatgctagtggagttGGTATTGGTGATGTTTTGATGCAAAAAGGTAAACCCGTTGCTTACTTTGGTGAGAAATTGAACGAGCTTGTTTTGAATTATTCCACGTATGATAAACAACTATATGCTATTGTTCATTTATTAGAAACATGGCAACATTATTTATGATCTAAGGAAtttattattcatttttatcATGAATCGCTAAAGAACCTTAGCATGCAAAGTAAACTGAATCATAGACATGCTAAGTAGGTTAAATTTATTGAATCTCTGTCTTATATCATTAAAcacaagaaagagaaggataatatgattgctgatgctttgtctcacCGCTATACCATGTTGTCTCAACTTGATTTTTGTATTTTTGGGCTTGAATCAAAGAGACAATATGAGTTTGATGTTGATTTTAAATATGTGCTATTAAATTGCAAAAAGGGATGCACATGGAAGCCATATGTGTTGAACGTTGCATTTTTGTTTAGAGCTAACCGTATATGCATTCCAGTTGGATCCGCTCGTATTTTGTTGTTGCAAGAGGCACATGGTGGAGGATTGATGGGTCATTTTGGTGCTAAGAAGATGGAGGGGAGGATGTTCTGGCCACactcattttttttatcaaagatGAGGTAAGATGTTGAGAGGTTTGTTACTCGTTGCATTGCATATCAAAAAGTTAAGTCACACTTGAATCCGCATGGTTTATACAAGCCTCTTCCTATTTCTTCTATTCCTTTGGCggataccttgtcataagagtGATGATGATGTTCATACTGCTGACGTCTTCTTCAAATCTATTGTGTTTCGGATCTCAAAACTAATTTTTTAAGTCACTGTTGGCGTACTCTATAGAACAAATTGGGTACAAAGCTGTACTGAGGCCAAATTGGGTGACACGTATAATTTGGCTCGTTgatctcatgcatgcatgattaaatggaaacatattttctcATTTTCTATATGCAAACTGAAATAACTAAGGGTACATGTGCCTTGATATGTCTGGAAAATCCAAAAAATCATTCTGACAATCCATAAaatcattctttttgggacggagggagtatgtgacAATAGAAGTGAAGAGTTACGATAGAAGAGGGTTGTTGGTGGTAAAAAAGAGTCCGAACAGTAGAGGGTTGCTTTTGGGTAAGGCACTTGTCCAGAAGAGCTTGTAAGGAACTGAGTGGCTTGAATGTTGTATCTTGGTCGAACCATGTGCCACTTTATTTATATCCTCAGGGAGCAGGACCTTTTCGTGCAAAAGGCCTACATGCCCTCGATAAAGCGCCCGTGGGTTCGGGCCTGGCGTGAGGGCACCCCCAGGGTAGCAAGGTCAACAACCCCCCCTCGAAGTACGGAGACCCTCCGTACTTAGGGCTAATGTGGTAGCTTCGTCCGGAGACCTTCCGTGTTTAGGGCTAACATGGCAGCTTTGTACTAGGAGATCACGCGGGATGCCCGTTATGTACCGAGATCATGTGGGGGTGGACCTTTGCTCCCTAGGCGACCGCGGGGGGTGGAGCCTTGTTCTTCACCCCCACACTTCTGGAAACATATGACCCCCGAACGGGAGTGAGGCTCTCGAGGGCCCTCCTCTGGACCCGGAAGGGCGCCGAGCCTTCTGAAGGGGTCCCGTCCTTCCGATAGGGCGACCTACCGTGACAGCGTGCGTGGGGCATCAAGGGCTTCTAGCTAGTAGGGGGACTTCGGAGGGACCCCGCTGATCCTGGAGGACCTCCAGAACCCATGGTCCTATGGGTTCCCTCGGGCCGCGACCCATGACCGATTCCCCAACAAAGGTATAAGAAATTCACATTATCACTGGTAGAGGATCATGCATCCAGATATATAAATCACATTATGTGTATGGATGATAAAGAACATGTACGAGACATTCATATTGATAGGCATTTTTGGATCAGATTCAAAACGTACGGACATACACGAGCGGGGATGGATAAGATCATACTCCCGCCGTTTCAAAtggtaggttgttttagcttttttttaagttcatagatattattatgcatctaaacatagacgatatctaagtgcataacaaaaattaTGCACTTAGAGAATCTCTAGCTGTCTCCCAATATGTTTCCTAATAATTACTcgctccattctcttttgatagtacTATTTTCTCATACCGCAGTGACCAAGAAAAACAATCCTACCTATCATCCTACTTATCATCCATTTAATCATATTATTAATTAGTCCTCGTAAACAAGCAAATCATTAGAGCCTATATTTCTTGATGCCCATGTAGCCAATCTCGGTTGGAAGAACGAAGAGTCACGCATCAAACCGAAGACAACCATTAACTGGATGGATAGTTGGACTGAAATAAGACGATCAAAAGAGAATCTTTCAGATTTGAAAATATGCCTATCAAAAGCGAACAGATGGAGTACTTAATAAGGATATCTCAATATCACTTTTACCGTTATCGGGAGAGTTGCTTTATAGTcttccaataatctcatcccaatccaactattgTATTGGAAGAGTCACAACTACTCCTTTATTTAAGAAGAATTATagtgaattattgggttgtcTTAATACTTATCGGGAAAGTTAAAAGGAAGACTGTTGGACCCAGGAAATAAGaataagaaagaaaaggaaacgtgGGCATACACGTCGCAGTAAACTTGAGGGAAAAGGCGGCCGGTCAATTCATCGCTCGTTGCGAGTCAAACACTCTCACTCGACTGTCGACACTCGTTGCCAGTCAAACACGATCTCTAGACGAATTGGATTTCCGAGCTAACACAGAAGCAAAGCTTCCAAACAAAGTGACACATTGGCCAAGCTTGCATTAACAACTCGATCAATCAGACAAATCACTCATCCAGATCCAGTCTACCTGCCGCGGAGCGATGGAGGGTGACCGGAGCAGCAGGAGATGGCTCTTCGTGTCGCTGAACCCGGCCGTCGCGGCAGCCGGGGAGTGGAGCGTACAGCCGTACCTCCTTGACATCCACGGCTGCCTGGACGAGCGCGGCCCGCGGCCCGTGATCCCGCTCAGCATCGGGGACCCCTCCTCGGCCCCCTCTTACCGCACCGCTCCCGAGGCGGTGGAGGCCGTCGCCACCGTCCTCCGCTCCAGTCAGTTCGACGGCTACCCATCCCGCGACACAAAACTCTCAGCTTGCCGGTCAGTGCTCATCCCCCTTGTTCGTCTCGCTACTGTTACAGTCTTGGAGCTATAATGGCGCTTGAATGTctccaaaatatatatatatatatatataaaagaatTACATAGATTGATAGTGTATTATAGCTTTTGCTAGATTCATTACATTCATGTAATATTTAATCATCATTATGTGAAATGCCATATTCTTATAGAAATTACTGGTCCAAGTATCATTGTGTAGACTATGCCAATGCTCTAAGCAATGTGCCACTAATGAGTAATGACTACAAATATCGGTATAATATATTGTTTTTGGGCGCCACACTGTATGAGCTTGGAAAACAGCAAAGATGTATCCAGCAGTTACATTAACAGGGTCCTCATGAGGGCAGCTTTAATAACCACTAGCATTTATTTCAACATATTTGTAAAATCTACTAAATTATAATCTTACAAAATACGTTCTGAGAAACAATCTGCACATATAATTTTCATAAGAGTTGCTGCTGTCTTGGTTCCTTGTCCACCTTGTTCACACATATGAACCAGTTCATGAGAAACGTATTGTCTCATAACAGCATACTGAATTCTTCATCTACATATAATAATTTGTTAAATCTTGTATGTACACGTAAGACATATTTCTTTTGTCAATACTTACTTTTTGCTTAAATCCAGAGCTGTTGCAGAGTACCTATCGTGTGGTCTCCCTTACAAGCTTTCCCCTGATGATGTTCTGCTCACTTCTGGATGCACCCAAGCAATCGAGACTGTGATGTCTGTTTTTGGCCAACCAGGTGTCAATATATTTCTCCCAAGGCCTGGTTACCCAAAACATGAAGCGCACGCTGTGATTCATAACATGGAAGTACGTCATTATGATCTTGTTCCGGAGAGAGGTTGGGAAGTTGACTTGGAAGCTGTTGAAGCTCTTGCAGATGAGAATACTGTTGCAATACTGATTATTAATCCCAATAACCCTTGTGGCTCTGTGTATAACTATGAGCATTTGTCCAAGGTTAGTAAGGTGTTTTATACAATGCTGGTTGCTAGGTAGCCTTACATTATTCGTGTAATTATGCTTATTATGTGCCTGTATCTGACTTAGATTGCAGATACAGCAAACAAGCTCGGTATGTTAGTCATCTCAGATGAGGTCTATGGGAACCTTGTCTATGGTAGCACTCCTTTTGTGCCAATGGGTGTTTTTGGGGAGACTGTTCCAATACTCACTCTTGGAGCTATATCAAAGAGATGGGCTGTACCTGGCTGGAGATTTGGCTGGATAGCAATTTGTGACCCAAAATGTATTCTGAAAGAAACCAAGGTGATTTTTCACAATCATTTATGCATCTTTTTTGTCTTAAAACTTTGTCAGTGGCACTGGTGGCCTGACGTGGTACAGTTATTTTTCAGTTCAGGTTTCTGTGTTTAGAGAATTCATATTTTTCATATGACATTTATTTGCTACTGGAACGTGAGATGTGAGTTGTGAGGACCTCTTAGTCTACTCTGCTTGTTCTTCTGATCTAGAAGTTACCATTGTAATTAGTTTCCCTATGTGAAAAGGAACCTTAATTGTTCAGATATATTCAATATTTTGAATGCAGCAAGGATTCAGATATATGTTAAAAGATATATTCTACATATAGATGTGTAAAGAATTGCACATTTGTATGTTTTATAATTTGAATTGTTTAGATATATTCAATACTTTGGATGCAACGACGATTACAGATATAGGTTATTAGATGCATTCAACACCACAGATGAGCAAAGGATTGCACATATGTATGCCGTGGCAAAATTTCTTTATGCAAATCACTGCACATGTTGAGATAGTTACAAAAAGGCTCAAAGATAACTCAAAGACATGCTTACAGTAGAGGCATGAGGGAGTTGCAAGCCAGAGTTAGAAAAGATCATATCTATCATGTTAGTGGTTGGCAATATGGTAAAAATAAAACCCCAAGAGCTCTTAGTGTAGTTGTCTTACCCCATTTTTCGGTTGTGGATACATATTGTGTTGACAGTGGTTGATGTGTCAGTAACATGCCTATTTTGGAGATAGCGCAAGCTTATCTGCGCAGAAGCTTTTGTGTTGTTCCTAGAATTAATTTTCTTTGTGATATTGTTGTTTCCATGTGACTCAAGGAATATCTTTGCTAACTATTTGTACTAAATTGAACTGTAATTCTAGGTTTCTAATTCACTGAGAAGCTTCAGAATGCTAACAGGAGATCCTGCAACATTTGTTCTGGTTAGTCTTTGGGTTACCAATATTGAATTCAGCTAGATGATCTTGAGAGAGCTGTTTTTTCTGTTGCTTGGCTCTAGCAATATATTCTATAGATATGCAAGTTGGTAGAccggaatttttttttattttgaaacagCAAGactatactaagaattttttattttatcattTATCTCTTCTTAGAATCTTTTTAGAGgggttttgtttttatttcacTTCTTCAGACTTGTGTCAAGCGAATTTGACGATTTTAGGCCACCGTTTGGTTCATGACTAGTATAATTGTATGCACCTGACTTTCTTATTACTTTGTTACATCTATCACAGTCACATGCTGTTTCCTACATTTTACCAACTTTGGTAGTCAATCTGGCCTACACAAATGTGGGCTCATCATACTTTggcaaggaaaaagagaagCTTCCACAGAAATTTGTTGCATTGTACTAAACTTTCTTTTAGGAACTGAGCTTAGATCAGTGTGGTGCGAGTGTGCACCCCAATTGACAAGGTTTAGGTCCAATTCTGCTCAAAGTTGGGTGCTTTCTTCTTCTAAACGGCTTACTTACCAAGTTTCTGCTAAGTTACCAGAACAAATTTGTATATCTGCCACTGACATCTCAACTTATTTTTCGATTTCCATTCTTGGCTTGATGCCTTAGGCATCTGAATTCTGTGCCCAGGTTTTACTTCTTCAGCAAGTTCATATTCTGACTAAAGCATTCTTATGAACCCTTTTCTGTAGGTTTCAGTAGTCACTGTGGTGTGTATAGTATTGGCATGATTATTTCGATGTATTGAAAATATTTCATTGTCTATGTTGTGTGGAAGATTTACCCATTATAAATTAATATTATGAAAATTATATTTCACCCCTTTGGTCATGCCTCACAATAAAATATGACGTAGTACACTACCTGCTAGGCCTTGGATGGTGTGACAAGGAGCCTTGTGTAATGTATGACGTTGTAGTGTTGTCCTGCCAAGCAATACTTGTTAGCGtggcaaaaaaatattatttacAAACATATCAGGTGATTATTTTAAAAATAGTTAGTTTATAACAGgttaaaaattaaattttttcATCAATTCATCAGGGAGCTATTCCTCATATTATGAAGAAAACAAATGATGAATTCTTTAGCAAGATTATCAAGTTGTTAAAGGAGGCCGCAGAAATATGCTACAACGAAATAAAGGAAATCAAGTGTATTACCTGTCCCCGGAAACCAGAGGGGTCATTTTTTATGATGGTAAGACAAACAGAACATACTTTTTACATTGCTTGAAAGAAACTAGGCTTCTGACAACCTATTCTGCAGGTGAAACTAGAGATATCACGGTTGTCCGACATTAGTGACGACTTGGATTTCTGCAGAAAGTTGGCAAAGGAGGAATCAGTCATTGTATTGCCTGGTATGTGGTAGAAGGGCTAATAGTTTTTCTACATCAAACATCAAATACATGCATATTTGCAGCATATATTGTGTAGACTGTAGAGCTGCATATTTATGCCACTCATCAGAGAATGTTATAAAAAGAATGACAATC
Above is a genomic segment from Setaria viridis chromosome 4, Setaria_viridis_v4.0, whole genome shotgun sequence containing:
- the LOC117854015 gene encoding nicotianamine aminotransferase 1, with the protein product MEGDRSSRRWLFVSLNPAVAAAGEWSVQPYLLDIHGCLDERGPRPVIPLSIGDPSSAPSYRTAPEAVEAVATVLRSSQFDGYPSRDTKLSACRAVAEYLSCGLPYKLSPDDVLLTSGCTQAIETVMSVFGQPGVNIFLPRPGYPKHEAHAVIHNMEVRHYDLVPERGWEVDLEAVEALADENTVAILIINPNNPCGSVYNYEHLSKIADTANKLGMLVISDEVYGNLVYGSTPFVPMGVFGETVPILTLGAISKRWAVPGWRFGWIAICDPKCILKETKVSNSLRSFRMLTGDPATFVLGAIPHIMKKTNDEFFSKIIKLLKEAAEICYNEIKEIKCITCPRKPEGSFFMMVKLEISRLSDISDDLDFCRKLAKEESVIVLPGTALGMENWLRITFASEPPKLKQGLGRFKSFCQRHESQVN